AGATGTCTCGGCTACGCTCGACATGACGTTCTTTCGACTTCCTGAATGGTTTCATTGTAATATGCTTGCAGCCGGGTTCTAAGCTGTTCAGAGAAAGAGTTGCGGCCAACTATCAGCGCAGCACTATCAATTCAATATCCAAGAAAGGGCGGGCATCGGAGCCGGTGGAAGTGCCGGAGTGAAGCAGCACCTGTAACACTTCTGCTTCGGCCAGCGGCAGTGTGGCCGGGCCGGGCGCCTGGAAGGTGAAGGGTAGAAAGCCGGGGTAGGGGCGCGGGAGTAGCACCTGGCTGCCCAACTGGAAGGAGCTGAGCGGCACGCGTGCTTCCTGCATGTCAGCGCCCAGCTCCACGTTAGCCACGTAAGCCGCGGCATCCCGGGTAATGAGTACCAGCTGAACGCGGCCCGCGCCGGCACCTTTGCGGCCCCGGACAACTAACTCCTTCATGTTGGTCAGGTCGCTGGCGCGGGGAGCCAGCCGGTCGCGGAAGTAGGTGCGGAGGAAGGCAATAGGGGCATTATCAGGGGTGGTGGGGGCCGCGGTGCCGGTAGTGGGTGGGCTTTGCAGCAGGCGCAGGGCTACGGCACCGGTTGGGATAGTTATATAATCAGCCCAGCCGCCACCGGTTATACCGCCGGCTTCTATCCGGGGCTGGTCCTGGGCAGCCTGGAACAGCGGCAGGGCGGCATCAGCTGCTACTATGGGCGCTTCCCAGTATTCCCGGGGCACAAAGTCCCAGTCTTTGGGCGAACCGGTGAGGGGACCGGGGAAACTGGTATTCTGGCCCTGGTGCTTCACTACCACCCAGTAGCGCAGCAAACCAGGGTACAGCAATTCGGCGGGTACGGTGACTTCGGCGGTGGTCAGGGTGAGGCGGCGCATGGGCAGCGTGCGGGTAGGGCCATAGAAGTGCTGCGCCACCAGCAGCATGGAATCAGCGGCCTCCACCCCCGCAATAGTAGCCTGCAGCGTAGCCGCCCGGCCGGCCGACAGCTGAGCCGGGGCCGTGTGCACTACCTGCACTTGTCTGGTAGTGGGGGCCGGGGCTACAAACTCGCCCAGCTGGATAGCGCCCAGCCTGGTTTGCGCGGTGAAGGAACCGGTGTTTTTGCCCCGGGCCGCTACCAGGTACACGCCCGGCTGTAGTCGCACAGTGCCGTTGCTGGCCCGAGCCTGGAATGTGTTGCCTTTGTCCAGGCCGCGCACCGTGAAATCAGCCCCTAAACCAGGCAGTGTAAGGCGCATGGGCTGGGTGTTCCAGAAGATGTGTGTGACGGTCTGGCGCAGGGAGGTTTTGGCAAATGGGTCGCGCACGGCAATGGCATCTGGCATTACTTCCAGCCGCCACATGCCGTTGGCCAGGCGGTCCAGAAAGTAAGCGCCGGTGCCTTCATAATTAACTACTACCGAGGAGCCCGTGCCGGCCACCCGGCGCAGCGCTGCTGGTTTGCGCGGCCTGGTAGTGGTGGTGCCGGTGTACAGAAATTCCTCGTCGGCATTCAGCTCGCTCAGGCCGGCGCGGTAGCTCACCCGGAAGTTGTTGAACACGGAATCTTTGGGGAAGGCGGGAAACTGCTGGTCGCGCTTTACCTGCCGGAAAACCCGGCCCGCAATCAGCAGACTAATGGCTTTGGCCGGCGTGTAGGCCAGGTTCAGGTAGTGCGTCTGGTACTCGGTGTTGGCGTAGGCAATGGCCAAGGGGTCGTAGGCAAACTGGGTGGCCCACTGGAAGCCGGCGCCCCGGAAGCTGCGCGCCATCATGGGGTACATCAGCGGCTGCAGAATGTCACCGGATTCAAACTCATACACCAACCGGGGCTTACTAGTGAAACGCGGGTCCTGGCGGTACGGCGTAGGGTACTGCTGCACATAAGGCAAGGGGTTGCCGCGCAGCGTGTGCCCGTTTACCAGCCCCGAGGGGTACCACTGAAACGTGAAGCCATCCACCGGGCTGCTGAGAATGGCGTTGGATACCGTCGGGCTTTCGGCAATGTTGTAGAAAATGGGCTTGCGGTAGCCGGTGGCCCGCATAGCCGCCACCATGCGCTGCACAAAGCTGCTCACTTCCGCCTCAGGCTGGCTGTAGTGCGGCTCGTTGCACACCTCGTAGGCAATGATGTCGGGGTCCTCGCGGTTGAGCTGCTTGGTGTAGGGGTTGCGGTGGTTGAGGAACTGGGTGAGGTAGTTTTCCTGGGCCTTAATGGCGCGCGGAATCCGGTAGGCTTTGTTCTTGGGGTAAATGCTGGAAAAGCCCGTCATGGCCGTGTCGGGCTCGGGGTAGCCGTTGCCCCAGTAGGCAATGGGCGTGAGCAGGATTTTAATGTTGCGCTGCTTGAGCTTCTGAATCAGATAATCGAAGAGGCGCAGGTGCTCGTTGTCCAGCAGGTTGCCGGCCGTGTCGGTTATTTCCACATCCCAGACGTGCACCCGAAACGCATCAATGCCCAATCGGGAAAGGTGATATACATCCTCGTCGATGGCCTGCTCCAGATTCACGCCCAGCTTTTTGTGCGCGCGGTAGGAGTAGGCGAAGGGCGTAGTATAGTTCACCCCAAACAGGGCTACTTCCTGCCGGCTGCCCTGCCAGCGAATGACCCCGGCGGGGTCAATGTAAATATCGGCGGTAGCGGGAGGGGCTTTTTGGGCGCTGGCTTTGGGCAGACTCAGGGTCAGAAACAAGCCAGCCAGTAAGTAGACTAGATAACTTTTACGGGGAAGGCCAACCGACCCGGAAGGGAATAAATAATTCATGAGCGAAAGCTACGCGAAGAAACACTGGGCTACAACGCAGAACGGCCGCCGCAGGATTGTGCGACGGCCGTTTGCTGTGGGTGATGAGTCTATAAGCCGGGTTTTGTCCGCGTTGCCGCGGCCCCACCATTTATCTAGGCCAGTTCTCGCGAAAAGGCTCCATCAACCTACCCGCTGGCGCCGGACGAGCCGCCCGGTGCAGGCCCGAAGGCCCACGTACCAGCTTATTTGGTCTTTCAACCCCTGAGGTTTACCCAGCCGACGCGGTTGCCCGGCCGCTGGTGCGCTCTTACCGCACCTTTTCACCCTTACCAAAGGTGAAATTGAGAATTTGTGAGATTGTGAAATTCACAACTTCACCTTTCACAACTTCACCGCCTGGCGGTAGTTTTCTGTGGCACTGGCTGTCCTGGCTTACTTTACGCTTACCAGTCCTTCCCGTTAGGAAGCAGGGTGCTCTGCGTTGCCCGGACTTTCCTCGTCGCCATTCTTGCGTAAGGCGCCGCGGTGGGGCGACCCATCACTGCGGGTAAAGGTACGAATAATGAAACCTAAGTCCTGATTAGTGAGATTCGCTAATTCTTGTTGAGCAATTGACCCTTTAACGCCAGGAAGGCCACTTAATCGTTGTAATGCTTTAATGGCGGGTTGTTTCAAGACTGAATGTTTTCTAGCCAACTCTGCCATAGCTGTTATTGCGGCATCCTGAATAGCGCTTCCGACTGGTAATGTAATTACTGCGCTGTCAAGTGCTTGTTGAACTTGGTTGGAGTCATTAATATTTGGATTGCGCATTAACAGATATTCTATAGCCTTCTCTGAAACATGGTAAGCCGCACGAGCATGTGCTAATGATAGAATTTCATTGAATGTTGTTAATAGTTTGATATCCAACTCCACTTCAGCTGTATGCTTCAATCTAATTTCTGCTTGAAGTTTAAGCTTGTATTCACGGGTAATTGTTAAAATACTATAGATAGCAGTTAGACATGTGGCGAATCCTCCCACTGCTAACCCCCAAGTTTTAATGTCTTCTGAAGTCATCTTTTAGAGTAGTAATTTATTTGTAGCTAAACCTACTACTTACCCTCCCACAAATTATCCTTCGGGTTGCTATCCGGTACCAGCGTAGCGCCCAGCTTCACCTTCGTCACTACCTTATCAGAAGGCACTGGAATGGTGACGGATTTGGCGCCGGTTTCCCACACGGCAATGGTGCGGTGAATCTGCTGGGTAGAGTTATCGGCGAAGGTTACAGTTAGGTCTACCGGCACGGGCTTGGTGCCCTTGGCTTCCACTACAATCTGGGACTGGTTGCCCTGCTTGGTTACGCTGGCAATGGCCAGGTCGGGGTAGCCGCCCTCGAAGAACCAGCGCTGCCAGAACCAGTTGAGGTTGCGGCCGGCCCCGGCGTTCATGGAGTTGAAGAAATCGTAGGGCATGGGGTGCTTGCCGTTCCAGTTGCGGATGTAGGTGTGCAGCGCCTTCGTGAACAACTCATCGCCCAGTAAATCCTTCACATACAGGTAGCCCAGGCCGGGCTTGGGGTAGGAGTTGAGGAAGAATGGCGTGCCATTTTGCTGGGTCGTCAGCGTCACGATGGGCATGTCCTGCTCCGTATCGGCGGCGCGGGCGTAGGGCGCAATACCGTAGTCGTCGTCCAGGGTGGGGTCAATCATTTTGGAGATGATCCACTCGCCAATGGTGGCCCAGCCTTCATCCATCCAGCCGTACTTGGTTTCGTTGATGCCCATGTAGAACGGGAACATCGTGTGGAATATCTCGTGGTCGGTGAGGGTAATGGCGTCGGCGCGGGATTCGGTGGGGTTGTCATTCACCATCATGGGATACTCCATCTGGTCGAGGCCATCGAAAATGGTTTCGTGGGAGTAGGGGAAAGGCCACTTCGGGAAGTCGTAGCTCATGGCCTGCACCGTTTTGCGGGCAAAGTGAATCACCTCCTCGTAGTCCTTGTGCTTGGTGTTGTACACGGCATCTACGCGGGTGCGGCGCTTGGTAGCGGGGTCCACTATCAGGCTGGTAGATTGCCACACGTAGTGGTCGGCGGTGGCAAACACGAAGTCGGTTACATTCTTCGCCTCAAACTGCCAGGTGTTGGTGGCATTCTGGGCCGTGATGTCACGGCGCTTTGCGTCTTCTTCGGTGATGATGCTGGTGATGCGGTCCTTCTTTTCCGCATCGCGCAGGCGCTTGGCGTACTTTTTCTGGAGGACCTGGTCGGTGTTTTTCAGGTCGCCGGTGGCCCACACCACAAAGTTTTTGGGCACCGTAATGGCGGCTTTGAAGTTGCTGAAGTCGTTGTAGAACTCCTGCGAGCCGATGTAGGGCAGGCGGTTCCAGCCATCAATATCGTCGTACACGGTGATGCGCGGAAAGAAGTAGGCCACGAAATGCGCGCCTTCCTCAATCTCGCCGGTGCGCATATGCGAGCCTTTGTTGAGCGTGTAGGAGTAGCTGATGGCCACGCGCGCCGTTTGCCCCGGCGCCAGCGGCTTGATGCTCACGGGCATATTGGTGGCATCAATTTTCAGCTTGGCCACATCCTCGGCCTCGCCGTTCACACTGAGTTGCGCAATCTTCACCCCATCGTGCAGGTCTTCGGGCTTCACCGACGATACCCGCGGGGCACCTTTCTGGTAGTAGTTGGGGTAAAGCTTAAACCAGATCTGCCGCAGCGAATCGGGGCTGTTGTTGACGTAGGCAATATCCACCGTGCCCTGCACCAGGCGGGTAGCGGGGTCGAAGTTGATGTTGAGGGTGTAGTCGGCGGTGTTTTGCCAGTATTTGGGGCCGGGCTTGCCGTCTTCGGAACGGGTGCCTTTCTGGTAAGTGGCCTGCAGATTGCGCGGAATAGGTAGGGCTTGCTGGGCAAGAACGGGGGCGCTAGCCAACAGCAGCGCGGCAAGAAGCTTCAGAGTCATAAAAGGCAGAAGATTTCTGCAAAGTAACACCCTGCACCTTTAGGCCTGATATGGATTATACTTTCTGCCAAAACCACTCTGTCATCCTGAGCCCAGCGAAGGACCTCCTCACGTTGGAACGAGTCGTTGTTACGCAAGTCGTTTAGTTGTGAGAAGGTCCTTCGCTGGGCTCAGGATGACAGATGTAATGATGCGGGAGGTTATAAAATGG
The Hymenobacter sp. DG25B genome window above contains:
- a CDS encoding cellulase family glycosylhydrolase — protein: MFLTLSLPKASAQKAPPATADIYIDPAGVIRWQGSRQEVALFGVNYTTPFAYSYRAHKKLGVNLEQAIDEDVYHLSRLGIDAFRVHVWDVEITDTAGNLLDNEHLRLFDYLIQKLKQRNIKILLTPIAYWGNGYPEPDTAMTGFSSIYPKNKAYRIPRAIKAQENYLTQFLNHRNPYTKQLNREDPDIIAYEVCNEPHYSQPEAEVSSFVQRMVAAMRATGYRKPIFYNIAESPTVSNAILSSPVDGFTFQWYPSGLVNGHTLRGNPLPYVQQYPTPYRQDPRFTSKPRLVYEFESGDILQPLMYPMMARSFRGAGFQWATQFAYDPLAIAYANTEYQTHYLNLAYTPAKAISLLIAGRVFRQVKRDQQFPAFPKDSVFNNFRVSYRAGLSELNADEEFLYTGTTTTRPRKPAALRRVAGTGSSVVVNYEGTGAYFLDRLANGMWRLEVMPDAIAVRDPFAKTSLRQTVTHIFWNTQPMRLTLPGLGADFTVRGLDKGNTFQARASNGTVRLQPGVYLVAARGKNTGSFTAQTRLGAIQLGEFVAPAPTTRQVQVVHTAPAQLSAGRAATLQATIAGVEAADSMLLVAQHFYGPTRTLPMRRLTLTTAEVTVPAELLYPGLLRYWVVVKHQGQNTSFPGPLTGSPKDWDFVPREYWEAPIVAADAALPLFQAAQDQPRIEAGGITGGGWADYITIPTGAVALRLLQSPPTTGTAAPTTPDNAPIAFLRTYFRDRLAPRASDLTNMKELVVRGRKGAGAGRVQLVLITRDAAAYVANVELGADMQEARVPLSSFQLGSQVLLPRPYPGFLPFTFQAPGPATLPLAEAEVLQVLLHSGTSTGSDARPFLDIELIVLR
- a CDS encoding M1 family metallopeptidase, with the protein product MTLKLLAALLLASAPVLAQQALPIPRNLQATYQKGTRSEDGKPGPKYWQNTADYTLNINFDPATRLVQGTVDIAYVNNSPDSLRQIWFKLYPNYYQKGAPRVSSVKPEDLHDGVKIAQLSVNGEAEDVAKLKIDATNMPVSIKPLAPGQTARVAISYSYTLNKGSHMRTGEIEEGAHFVAYFFPRITVYDDIDGWNRLPYIGSQEFYNDFSNFKAAITVPKNFVVWATGDLKNTDQVLQKKYAKRLRDAEKKDRITSIITEEDAKRRDITAQNATNTWQFEAKNVTDFVFATADHYVWQSTSLIVDPATKRRTRVDAVYNTKHKDYEEVIHFARKTVQAMSYDFPKWPFPYSHETIFDGLDQMEYPMMVNDNPTESRADAITLTDHEIFHTMFPFYMGINETKYGWMDEGWATIGEWIISKMIDPTLDDDYGIAPYARAADTEQDMPIVTLTTQQNGTPFFLNSYPKPGLGYLYVKDLLGDELFTKALHTYIRNWNGKHPMPYDFFNSMNAGAGRNLNWFWQRWFFEGGYPDLAIASVTKQGNQSQIVVEAKGTKPVPVDLTVTFADNSTQQIHRTIAVWETGAKSVTIPVPSDKVVTKVKLGATLVPDSNPKDNLWEGK